In Aequorivita sp. H23M31, a single window of DNA contains:
- a CDS encoding efflux RND transporter permease subunit, with amino-acid sequence MKDGIAGRIAKLFIGSKLTVLLMIVFMVIGVYSSFLIPREEEPQIDVPMADIFVGYPGASPTEVESRVVKPLEKLVSNIPGVEYVYSTSSKEGAMVIVQFFVGEDIERSFVKLYNEMNKHMDKMPPGVTMPLVKTRAIDDVPMLGLTLWSENYDDFQLKQIADVLTQEIEKVEKVSATQKIGGRNRQVRVVLDKDKLAASGLDFLGVSEIIKANNQQMSSGSFDKIDTEFLVTTGNFLKTASDVENIVVGVQQNQPVYLKQVATINDGPEIPSKYVSFGYGAGSELANDFRSEYPAVTISVAKRKGADAMKIADVILDKVDHLRSNLIPDDVHVEVTRNYGETASQKVSELLMHLMGAILAVTMVVMLAMGWRGGLVVFLSVPITFALTLLSYYLLDYTLNRITLFALVFVTGIVVDDSIIIAENMHRHFKMKRLPFKQAAIYAINEVGNPTILATLTVIASVLPMAFVSGLMGPYMSPMPIGASIAMILSLFVALTITPYLGYIFLREKERPARRGGKGKKPKVEKTLEETFIYRIYSKYETPLLENKKTRILFLGITVVMLFGSVMLFFTKSVAVKMLPFDNKNEMQVVIDMPEGTTLERTAVVAKEIGQYLSTQPLVVNYQNYVGTSAPITFNGLVRHYDLRGGSNMADIQVNLIDKGERSIQSHGIAKQLRPGIQEIGKKFGANVKIVEVPPGPPVLSTIVAEIYGPDYDQQIAVAKHVENILNDTEDVVDVDWMVEADQKEYEFVIDKEKAMRYGVAPQQIVHTMNLALSERPLTQLYDEKVTEQVGILLSLAEKEKSTLQDIAQLKIASKQGNMVSVGDLVDIQETIRAKSIYRKNQKRVVYVLADMAGELESPVYAILGMTDKLNKIELPVGYKMNELYLGQPEYEDDFTVKWDGEWQITLEVFRDLGIAFLGVIIIIYILIVGWFQNFKAPIVMMVAIPLSLIGIVLGHWVLGAFFTATSFIGMIALAGIMVRNSVLLIDFINLRTADGIPLKQAVIEAGAVRTTPILLTAGTVVIGAFVILFDPIFQGLAISLMGGTIVSTVLTLLVVPLVYYMIERKNHPEPEIVVQNELENTDPKDEPFLG; translated from the coding sequence ATGAAGGACGGTATAGCAGGCAGGATTGCCAAACTTTTTATAGGCTCAAAGCTTACGGTTTTACTGATGATCGTGTTTATGGTCATTGGAGTTTACAGTTCGTTTTTGATTCCTCGCGAGGAAGAACCTCAGATTGACGTGCCAATGGCAGACATTTTTGTGGGCTATCCAGGAGCGAGTCCAACGGAAGTGGAATCCAGGGTAGTAAAACCCTTGGAAAAATTGGTTTCCAATATTCCCGGAGTTGAATATGTGTATTCTACATCATCCAAAGAAGGAGCGATGGTAATAGTGCAATTCTTTGTGGGAGAAGATATAGAACGTTCCTTCGTAAAACTCTATAACGAAATGAACAAGCATATGGACAAAATGCCTCCGGGCGTAACCATGCCGCTTGTGAAAACCCGTGCGATTGATGACGTTCCAATGTTGGGACTCACATTATGGAGCGAAAATTATGACGATTTCCAATTAAAGCAGATTGCCGATGTACTGACGCAAGAAATTGAAAAGGTGGAAAAAGTTTCTGCCACTCAAAAAATAGGAGGTAGAAACAGGCAAGTGAGAGTTGTACTTGACAAAGATAAATTGGCCGCCAGTGGACTGGATTTCTTGGGAGTGTCTGAAATAATTAAAGCAAACAACCAGCAAATGAGCTCGGGTAGTTTTGATAAGATTGATACCGAGTTTTTAGTCACTACCGGAAATTTCCTAAAAACAGCTTCGGATGTTGAAAATATAGTGGTTGGAGTTCAACAAAATCAGCCGGTTTATTTAAAGCAGGTTGCCACTATAAATGATGGTCCTGAAATACCCAGTAAATATGTTTCATTTGGTTATGGCGCAGGAAGTGAACTCGCTAACGATTTCAGATCAGAATATCCAGCGGTAACAATTTCCGTGGCAAAACGAAAGGGAGCGGACGCCATGAAAATTGCTGATGTTATTCTTGATAAGGTAGATCATTTGCGAAGCAACCTGATTCCTGATGATGTTCACGTAGAGGTTACCCGAAATTATGGTGAAACAGCATCCCAAAAAGTTTCCGAATTGCTGATGCACCTTATGGGAGCAATCTTGGCAGTGACCATGGTCGTTATGTTAGCAATGGGATGGCGTGGTGGATTGGTAGTATTTCTTTCAGTGCCAATTACCTTCGCATTAACATTATTGAGTTATTACTTGCTCGATTATACGTTGAACAGAATTACACTTTTCGCCCTGGTATTTGTTACGGGTATTGTGGTTGACGACTCCATAATTATTGCGGAAAATATGCACCGCCACTTTAAGATGAAACGCTTGCCGTTTAAACAAGCCGCCATTTATGCCATTAACGAAGTAGGAAACCCAACAATACTAGCTACGCTGACAGTTATTGCCTCAGTTTTACCAATGGCCTTTGTCTCGGGATTAATGGGTCCATATATGTCACCTATGCCAATTGGAGCGTCTATCGCGATGATTCTATCATTGTTTGTCGCCTTGACGATTACTCCATATTTGGGTTATATATTTCTCCGTGAGAAAGAGAGACCTGCCCGCCGAGGTGGGAAGGGAAAGAAACCGAAAGTGGAGAAAACTTTGGAAGAAACTTTTATTTACAGAATCTATTCAAAATATGAAACACCGCTTCTAGAAAACAAAAAAACACGGATTCTGTTTTTGGGAATTACGGTTGTTATGCTTTTCGGCTCTGTGATGTTATTTTTCACCAAATCTGTTGCAGTAAAAATGCTGCCTTTCGATAACAAGAATGAAATGCAAGTGGTAATCGATATGCCCGAAGGAACCACGTTGGAAAGAACAGCTGTGGTAGCTAAGGAAATTGGGCAGTATCTTTCCACTCAGCCTTTAGTAGTGAATTATCAAAATTATGTTGGTACGTCTGCACCTATAACCTTTAATGGATTGGTGCGGCACTACGACCTTCGAGGAGGAAGCAATATGGCGGATATTCAGGTAAATCTTATTGACAAGGGTGAAAGAAGTATTCAAAGCCACGGTATTGCCAAGCAATTACGACCTGGAATTCAGGAAATTGGTAAAAAATTTGGAGCCAATGTGAAAATTGTAGAAGTCCCACCTGGACCACCTGTTCTTTCCACCATCGTTGCTGAAATCTATGGTCCAGATTACGATCAACAAATTGCGGTTGCAAAGCATGTCGAAAACATTTTGAACGATACAGAAGATGTGGTAGATGTGGACTGGATGGTAGAGGCAGACCAGAAAGAGTACGAATTTGTAATTGATAAAGAAAAGGCGATGCGCTACGGTGTGGCTCCGCAACAGATTGTGCATACTATGAACTTAGCGCTTTCTGAAAGACCACTAACTCAACTATATGACGAAAAAGTTACCGAGCAAGTGGGAATATTGCTCTCTTTAGCCGAAAAGGAAAAGTCCACCTTACAGGATATCGCACAGTTAAAAATTGCTTCCAAACAAGGAAATATGGTTTCTGTGGGAGATTTGGTAGATATTCAGGAGACTATTAGAGCCAAGAGCATTTACCGCAAAAACCAAAAACGTGTAGTTTACGTTTTAGCTGATATGGCTGGGGAACTTGAAAGTCCTGTTTATGCTATTTTGGGAATGACCGATAAATTGAATAAAATTGAATTACCCGTAGGTTATAAAATGAATGAACTCTATTTAGGACAACCTGAATATGAAGATGATTTCACTGTAAAATGGGATGGAGAATGGCAGATAACCCTAGAAGTATTCCGCGATTTGGGAATTGCATTTTTGGGGGTAATAATCATTATCTACATTTTAATTGTCGGGTGGTTCCAAAACTTCAAAGCTCCAATTGTAATGATGGTAGCCATTCCATTATCATTAATAGGAATTGTACTCGGCCACTGGGTTTTGGGTGCGTTCTTTACCGCAACTTCCTTTATCGGAATGATTGCCCTCGCTGGGATAATGGTGCGGAATTCGGTGCTCCTAATCGACTTTATAAATCTAAGAACAGCCGATGGTATTCCCCTAAAACAAGCAGTAATTGAAGCAGGCGCAGTACGAACTACTCCTATTCTTTTAACAGCGGGAACAGTAGTAATTGGAGCATTTGTAATTCTATTCGATCCGATATTCCAAGGTCTTGCAATATCGCTTATGGGTGGGACTATTGTATCTACGGTGTTGACATTGTTGGTCGTGCCATTGGTTTACTATATGATTGAAAGAAAAAATCATCCGGAACCCGAGATCGTTGTTCAAAATGAATTGGAAAATACTGATCCGAAAGATGAACCTTTTCTTGGATAA
- a CDS encoding YgaP family membrane protein, producing the protein MINRYIRVIAGVFILISLLLAIYVNINWLWFTAFVGFNLLQSSFTNWCLMEKILKRIGVREEGGSCSI; encoded by the coding sequence ATGATTAACAGATATATCCGTGTTATTGCTGGTGTCTTTATTTTGATCAGTCTTTTATTAGCTATTTATGTCAATATCAATTGGCTATGGTTCACTGCTTTTGTTGGCTTCAATTTACTTCAATCTTCTTTTACGAACTGGTGCCTTATGGAAAAAATCCTGAAGAGAATTGGCGTGAGGGAAGAGGGCGGTAGTTGTTCTATCTAG
- the hpf gene encoding ribosome hibernation-promoting factor, HPF/YfiA family — protein sequence MTIHIQYVKMPTSESMSEYVEKRLQKIADKYDWIIRAEVSFKMENNVYGKGNICEIELSLPGPKIFASSKDASFEAAAKETILDLERQLKKKKAKMTTH from the coding sequence ATGACCATCCACATTCAGTATGTAAAAATGCCCACGAGTGAGTCGATGAGTGAATATGTAGAGAAGAGACTTCAAAAAATTGCCGATAAGTACGATTGGATTATCCGTGCTGAGGTAAGCTTCAAAATGGAAAACAACGTTTACGGAAAAGGCAACATCTGTGAGATAGAACTCAGCCTTCCCGGTCCAAAGATATTTGCTTCTTCGAAAGATGCATCCTTTGAAGCTGCCGCAAAAGAGACTATTCTCGATTTGGAACGACAGTTGAAAAAGAAGAAAGCCAAGATGACAACCCACTAA
- a CDS encoding universal stress protein, producing the protein MKKILVPVDFSKHSENALEVAAAIAKKQDSEIVALHMMGLNDAVVTRNQSKEVFEAMYYMRLAETRFAELLDKDYLKGVKITDAVHNYTNFSEINDIAKEMNIDLIVMGSHGTTGMMEVFVGSNTEKVVRTSEIPVLVIKHRSENFNPKSGIFACDFLANAIGPYKRARRIFDMFGIDMQLLYINLAGDFRSTREIEKRILKFLTDANDPNPLRTLNNVVQYNDYSVEAGIFAYSQVANADIIALPTQGRQGLAHFFSGSIGEDVVNHSDLPVMTFRV; encoded by the coding sequence ATGAAAAAAATATTAGTTCCCGTAGATTTCTCAAAACATTCTGAAAATGCCCTAGAAGTTGCCGCAGCAATTGCTAAAAAGCAAGATTCCGAGATTGTGGCGCTTCATATGATGGGTCTCAATGACGCTGTGGTAACCCGAAATCAATCAAAAGAAGTCTTTGAAGCCATGTATTATATGAGACTGGCCGAAACAAGGTTTGCCGAATTATTGGATAAGGATTATTTAAAGGGTGTAAAAATTACCGATGCCGTACACAACTATACAAATTTCAGCGAAATCAATGATATCGCAAAGGAAATGAATATAGATCTAATTGTTATGGGCTCACACGGAACCACTGGAATGATGGAAGTTTTTGTAGGAAGTAATACTGAAAAAGTGGTCCGTACTTCTGAAATTCCCGTTCTGGTAATTAAACATCGTTCGGAAAATTTTAATCCGAAATCCGGAATTTTTGCCTGTGATTTTCTTGCCAATGCTATAGGACCGTATAAGCGTGCAAGACGAATTTTTGATATGTTTGGCATCGATATGCAATTGTTGTACATCAATTTGGCCGGGGACTTTAGAAGCACACGCGAAATTGAAAAACGTATCCTGAAATTTTTGACCGATGCAAACGATCCAAATCCATTAAGGACTTTGAACAATGTGGTTCAGTATAACGACTATTCGGTAGAGGCAGGAATTTTTGCATACAGCCAAGTGGCCAATGCAGATATTATTGCCTTACCTACGCAAGGGAGACAGGGCTTGGCCCACTTTTTTTCCGGAAGTATTGGAGAGGATGTGGTAAACCATTCCGATTTGCCGGTAATGACATTTAGAGTTTAG
- the deoD gene encoding purine-nucleoside phosphorylase — translation MSVHIEAKPGEIADSVLLPGDPLRAKWIAETFLENAKCYNQVRGMLGYTGTYKGKRVSVQGTGMGIPSALIYCHELINEYGVKNLIRVGSAGSYQKDINLRDIVIAMAASSTSGINNTRFVNCDFSPTADYELFMKAALYAREKNIPIKAGNVLSSDQFYEDNFDNYKKWADFGVMCVEMEAAGIYTIAAKHKVKALAILTISDSLVSGEQTTAEEREGSFSQMIEIALNTVP, via the coding sequence ATGAGCGTACATATTGAGGCCAAGCCGGGCGAAATTGCTGATTCCGTATTACTTCCTGGCGATCCATTGCGTGCCAAATGGATTGCGGAAACCTTTCTGGAGAATGCAAAATGTTATAACCAAGTTCGAGGGATGTTGGGTTATACAGGAACCTATAAAGGGAAACGGGTTTCAGTTCAAGGTACGGGAATGGGAATTCCCTCTGCTCTTATTTACTGTCATGAACTTATCAATGAATATGGAGTAAAAAATTTGATTCGGGTTGGTTCTGCAGGAAGCTACCAAAAGGATATTAATCTTCGTGATATAGTAATTGCCATGGCTGCTTCTTCAACTTCGGGAATTAACAATACGCGATTTGTAAACTGCGACTTCTCTCCTACTGCCGACTATGAACTGTTTATGAAAGCAGCTCTATATGCAAGGGAAAAAAATATTCCAATAAAAGCAGGAAATGTTCTATCAAGCGACCAGTTTTACGAAGATAATTTTGATAACTACAAAAAATGGGCAGATTTTGGGGTAATGTGCGTCGAGATGGAAGCTGCAGGAATATATACCATCGCCGCAAAGCATAAAGTAAAAGCCTTAGCTATTTTAACCATTTCCGATTCACTGGTAAGCGGCGAGCAAACGACGGCGGAAGAACGGGAAGGCAGTTTTTCACAAATGATAGAGATTGCCCTAAACACGGTTCCGTAA
- the deoC gene encoding deoxyribose-phosphate aldolase — MALNQNIDHTLLKPTATTEDIDKLCEEAIKYGFYAICIHSSYVPLAKEKLKNSNVKIATVVGFPLGASSPESKIREALIAIDYGADEIDMVMNIGFFKSQWTEAVTKEIEEVKKAIGDKVLKVIIETCYLSDDEIKTACTLVIKGGADYVKTSTGFGSSGATEHDVKIMLDAVGKNLKVKASGGIKDAATAEKYVKMGVSRLGTSSGVEIVSGGSKKEDNERTY; from the coding sequence ATGGCTCTTAATCAAAATATAGACCATACGCTTCTAAAACCTACCGCAACTACGGAAGATATAGACAAACTGTGTGAGGAGGCTATAAAATATGGATTTTATGCCATTTGCATCCACAGTAGCTATGTCCCCTTGGCGAAAGAAAAATTAAAAAACTCCAATGTCAAAATCGCCACTGTAGTAGGCTTTCCATTAGGGGCTTCCTCTCCCGAATCAAAAATTCGTGAGGCACTGATTGCTATCGATTACGGAGCCGATGAAATTGATATGGTAATGAACATTGGGTTTTTTAAGAGTCAATGGACAGAGGCAGTAACCAAGGAAATCGAAGAGGTTAAAAAAGCTATTGGAGATAAGGTTTTAAAGGTTATCATTGAAACTTGCTATCTATCTGACGATGAAATAAAAACTGCTTGTACGTTGGTTATAAAAGGTGGCGCAGATTATGTTAAAACGTCTACGGGTTTTGGTTCAAGCGGTGCAACGGAACACGACGTTAAAATAATGCTTGATGCTGTAGGTAAAAACTTAAAAGTAAAAGCATCAGGCGGTATAAAAGATGCAGCCACGGCCGAAAAATATGTAAAAATGGGCGTGAGCCGTCTGGGAACTTCTTCCGGAGTTGAAATTGTATCTGGAGGATCGAAAAAAGAAGATAATGAGCGTACATATTGA
- the trxA gene encoding thioredoxin has product MKSNFKDIINSEIPVLVDFFADWCGPCKMLAPILKDVKSDLGDSVKIVKIDVDKNQNLASQFQVRGVPTMILFKNGKQLWRQSGVLQKNDLVSIIKNHQK; this is encoded by the coding sequence ATGAAAAGTAATTTCAAAGACATAATCAATTCTGAAATTCCAGTCCTAGTGGATTTTTTTGCCGATTGGTGCGGACCTTGCAAAATGTTGGCGCCCATTCTTAAAGACGTAAAATCTGATTTAGGAGATAGCGTAAAAATAGTGAAAATAGATGTTGACAAAAATCAGAACTTGGCTTCCCAGTTTCAGGTTCGCGGCGTACCCACAATGATTTTGTTTAAAAACGGAAAACAACTTTGGAGACAAAGCGGGGTTTTGCAAAAAAATGACTTGGTTTCCATTATTAAAAACCATCAAAAGTAA
- a CDS encoding DUF3298 and DUF4163 domain-containing protein, with the protein MKSILPIFILLLLVSCKNDSRKEPIDNDVEDSIFQKADSLRLSDKDLLQVRFLDLKRRELLDKKDQKEELESLLISKSFLKKDDNLTIDFQYPYLNEKIKPSYANFNEYIDNHYLNIKGIEKQIREEKRLCDSLGIPHGDEKWVVEYKVYNLNDRLLSILFYKENHYAGAAHASYTFETMNFDLERSTFMNYEDFFNSGSEEELREILNGLLAEKINSGEMYYDCWAISADNFFDAKNNFVVTDDAAEFYFDDCVICPSYTGTYSIKIPLEMLMPVLRKHKRNPLIL; encoded by the coding sequence TTGAAATCTATACTGCCCATTTTTATTCTCCTCCTTCTTGTAAGTTGTAAAAACGATTCAAGAAAAGAACCGATTGACAATGATGTTGAAGACAGCATTTTTCAGAAAGCCGATTCTCTTAGACTTTCCGATAAGGATTTGTTGCAAGTTAGGTTCCTAGATCTCAAGCGCCGTGAACTACTTGATAAAAAAGATCAGAAGGAAGAACTGGAAAGTTTGTTGATATCTAAATCTTTTTTAAAGAAGGATGACAATCTTACCATCGATTTTCAATATCCATATTTGAATGAAAAGATAAAACCATCCTACGCCAACTTTAACGAATATATCGACAACCACTACCTTAATATAAAGGGAATCGAGAAACAAATAAGAGAAGAAAAACGGCTCTGTGATTCCTTGGGTATCCCTCACGGTGATGAGAAATGGGTTGTGGAATATAAGGTGTACAACCTGAACGATCGTCTATTGAGTATTCTATTTTATAAGGAAAACCACTATGCCGGTGCTGCACACGCAAGCTATACTTTTGAAACTATGAATTTCGATCTGGAACGGTCGACTTTTATGAATTACGAGGATTTTTTCAATTCAGGATCTGAGGAAGAGTTGCGTGAAATCCTTAATGGATTGCTGGCCGAAAAAATAAATTCTGGCGAGATGTATTACGATTGTTGGGCTATTTCAGCGGATAATTTCTTCGATGCCAAGAATAATTTTGTAGTTACTGACGACGCAGCCGAATTCTACTTCGACGATTGTGTTATTTGCCCCTCGTACACAGGAACTTATTCTATTAAAATTCCGTTAGAAATGTTGATGCCCGTTTTGAGGAAACATAAGAGAAATCCCTTGATTCTTTAG
- a CDS encoding PAS domain-containing sensor histidine kinase, which yields MKVLEEKKDSIFRILSEAISEGIIIVNESQVIVTSNEAADRMFGYKQGELLGENLNVLIPMGYHSEHTERANEYLKKNDPRQMGHGRDLYARKKDGSIFPVEAGLNPFLINEMRYVMALVTDISVRKSHEIQIVELNNQLEQKIQRRTAALQKSVSELEAEVGRRVEAEHKISESLRKERELGELKTKFLSLVSHEFKTPLSGILTSAVLVSKYTESEQQDKRDKHIKTIKSKVNYLNNILNDFLSIERLESGRVTFKLETFPLSKVINEVIYNANMLLKDGQRITYPKNIDDIFLNFDEKILELSLTNLINNAVKYSSEFSVIDVEVEQFENELAIKISDQGIGIPEKDQKFIFNRYFRAENALLNQGTGIGLNIVKSYLKSLGGKITFKSEENKGSVFTIFIPKENKDI from the coding sequence GTGAAAGTTTTGGAAGAAAAAAAGGACAGTATATTCAGAATTCTTTCTGAAGCTATATCCGAAGGTATAATAATCGTTAATGAATCCCAGGTAATTGTCACTTCCAATGAGGCGGCGGACAGGATGTTCGGTTATAAGCAAGGTGAACTATTGGGTGAGAATCTGAATGTTTTAATTCCTATGGGTTATCATTCTGAACACACTGAAAGAGCCAATGAATATCTAAAAAAGAATGATCCGCGTCAAATGGGCCACGGACGCGATCTTTACGCCCGTAAAAAGGATGGTAGCATTTTTCCTGTTGAAGCAGGGCTCAACCCATTTCTTATTAATGAAATGCGTTATGTAATGGCACTCGTAACAGATATTTCGGTTCGCAAAAGCCATGAAATTCAGATTGTGGAGCTTAACAATCAGCTAGAGCAAAAAATCCAGAGACGTACGGCTGCTCTTCAAAAGAGCGTGAGCGAACTGGAAGCTGAAGTAGGTCGTCGTGTAGAGGCGGAACATAAAATATCTGAATCCCTGAGGAAGGAACGCGAACTTGGAGAATTGAAAACTAAATTTTTATCCCTCGTTTCACACGAATTTAAAACTCCCTTAAGCGGTATTCTTACTTCGGCTGTACTTGTATCAAAATATACCGAGTCCGAACAACAGGACAAAAGAGATAAACATATTAAGACGATAAAGAGCAAGGTAAATTATCTCAACAATATTTTAAACGACTTTTTATCTATTGAAAGGTTGGAATCGGGCAGGGTTACCTTTAAGCTTGAGACCTTTCCGCTTAGTAAGGTTATAAATGAAGTTATTTATAATGCCAATATGCTTCTCAAGGATGGGCAAAGGATTACTTATCCCAAAAACATCGATGATATATTTTTAAATTTTGATGAGAAAATCTTAGAACTTTCCTTGACCAATTTAATCAACAATGCCGTAAAGTATTCTTCTGAATTTTCTGTTATTGATGTGGAAGTAGAGCAGTTCGAAAATGAACTTGCTATTAAAATTAGTGACCAGGGAATTGGTATTCCGGAAAAAGATCAAAAGTTTATATTCAACAGATATTTTAGAGCTGAAAATGCATTATTAAATCAGGGAACTGGAATTGGTCTGAACATTGTAAAAAGTTATTTAAAGAGTCTAGGCGGAAAAATCACTTTTAAAAGTGAAGAGAATAAGGGGAGTGTTTTTACCATTTTTATACCTAAGGAAAATAAAGATATTTAG
- a CDS encoding response regulator yields MKTILLIEDDTALRENTAELLELSGYKVETAPNGRIGIEKVKQTSPDIIICDIMMPEIDGYGVLEAVTSHESSAHIPFIFLSAKTEHKEIRKGMDMGADDYLTKPFDEEELISAVESRLAKAQIIASREKAVAPENEESLRNLNQLKNYFCDEGEEISFKKGEEIYREGDHSNRLYLILKGVVKTHTMDHNAKELITGLYKADDFLGFTTFDEIIPYYETATAVENSDLVGIPKKQLVEILKNSQEISLELMNLLSDNLSEIKKQLLRMAYSSVRKKTAATILQFVEVMDVAPEVPIRISRSDLATTAGIATESLIRTLSDFKRDGLIDIEGRNIHIVNPEGLRQME; encoded by the coding sequence ATGAAAACAATATTGTTAATTGAAGATGACACCGCACTACGCGAAAACACCGCCGAACTTTTGGAGCTTTCAGGATATAAGGTTGAAACAGCCCCAAATGGAAGGATAGGTATAGAGAAGGTAAAACAAACCAGTCCGGATATTATTATATGTGATATCATGATGCCGGAAATTGACGGCTACGGGGTTTTGGAAGCGGTTACTTCTCATGAGAGCTCGGCCCATATTCCCTTTATCTTTTTGTCGGCAAAAACGGAACATAAAGAAATTAGGAAAGGAATGGATATGGGTGCAGATGATTATCTGACCAAACCATTTGACGAAGAAGAATTGATAAGTGCGGTGGAAAGTCGATTGGCAAAGGCGCAGATTATTGCGAGCAGAGAAAAAGCAGTGGCTCCAGAAAACGAAGAGTCTTTAAGAAATCTCAACCAATTGAAAAACTATTTTTGCGATGAGGGGGAGGAGATCAGCTTTAAAAAAGGAGAGGAAATCTATCGTGAAGGGGATCACTCCAATAGACTTTATCTTATTTTAAAAGGGGTTGTGAAAACCCATACAATGGATCATAATGCCAAAGAGCTCATTACTGGTCTTTATAAAGCCGATGATTTCCTCGGATTTACCACTTTTGATGAAATTATTCCCTATTACGAAACTGCTACTGCGGTAGAAAATTCGGATTTGGTGGGAATTCCGAAAAAGCAATTGGTGGAAATTCTGAAGAATAGTCAGGAAATATCCTTGGAGCTTATGAATTTACTTTCAGACAATCTTTCTGAGATTAAAAAGCAATTGCTACGTATGGCCTATAGCTCAGTTAGAAAAAAAACTGCGGCTACAATTCTTCAATTTGTAGAAGTAATGGATGTGGCCCCAGAAGTTCCAATCCGTATTTCTAGGAGTGATCTGGCAACCACTGCGGGTATTGCTACAGAAAGTTTGATCCGAACTCTTTCCGATTTTAAGAGAGACGGATTGATAGATATTGAAGGTCGTAATATTCACATTGTCAATCCTGAAGGATTGCGACAAATGGAATAG
- a CDS encoding universal stress protein, with translation MKNILMPTDFSENSLNAIRYAMDYFADIPVNFYILHILQKDESVKNEMSASYVDSTNDNQIVHNPASLLKEEIQNLQTLAKNPYHKFVPLLEQAILVEAIRKQISENEIDVVIMGTKGDLQSNYGEMGSHTYEVITKVKCPIMVIPENATFDGIKNIAFVTDYNCIYRNRVISTLSEALHLHRSPLRVLNIRSRNTALNTAQTDNKGFLHYFFKEIKHSFHFLENHNVENGIQDFVDTWEISMVAIVAKNLNFIQRLMLRPTSGGCNYHTEIPFLVLHE, from the coding sequence ATGAAAAATATATTAATGCCGACGGACTTTTCGGAAAATTCACTTAATGCCATTCGATATGCAATGGATTATTTCGCTGATATTCCTGTGAATTTTTACATTCTTCATATTTTACAAAAAGATGAGTCGGTTAAGAATGAAATGTCCGCTTCTTATGTGGATTCTACGAACGACAACCAAATAGTCCATAATCCTGCTTCACTTTTAAAAGAAGAAATCCAAAATCTTCAGACCCTCGCAAAAAATCCTTACCATAAATTCGTTCCATTATTAGAGCAAGCAATTTTAGTGGAAGCCATCAGAAAACAAATTTCAGAAAATGAAATTGATGTTGTTATTATGGGAACAAAAGGTGACTTGCAATCCAATTATGGGGAAATGGGAAGTCACACGTATGAAGTTATCACAAAGGTAAAATGTCCTATAATGGTAATTCCTGAAAACGCAACATTTGATGGAATTAAGAATATTGCGTTCGTGACCGATTATAACTGTATTTATAGGAACCGTGTAATTTCAACACTTTCTGAAGCGCTTCATCTACACCGTTCTCCACTTCGAGTGCTGAATATTAGATCCCGAAACACTGCTCTAAATACGGCCCAAACAGATAATAAGGGATTTCTGCATTACTTTTTTAAAGAGATAAAACACAGTTTCCATTTTTTGGAAAACCATAATGTTGAAAATGGAATCCAAGATTTTGTGGACACGTGGGAAATAAGTATGGTGGCCATTGTAGCAAAAAACCTAAATTTTATTCAAAGATTAATGCTACGTCCCACTTCAGGAGGGTGTAACTATCATACAGAAATTCCTTTTCTTGTTCTTCATGAATAA